In a genomic window of Bacillota bacterium:
- a CDS encoding nodulation protein NfeD: MRAPLRTPADTRRFRASPAWCRRLAACLFLLALAALLPTASPGGAAAQPRRRVEVLPFQGAINPVSADLIVGRIRQAERDGAAAFVLELDTPGGGMESMRRIARAMLSSRVPVIVFVYPPGARAASAGTFLAYAGHLAAMAPGTEIGAASPVGLGGAQLGATEEAKVTADAVAMITAWAQRNGRNAAWAAEAVRSAASLPAEEALRLHVVDALAPSLPELLRELDGREVVLSTAAGERRARLQLAGAALRVEPVPWWTEAAEALADPNLALLLLSLGFWAIVAEFAHPNLVSGVVGAIAALVGLLGLELLSASATGILLVLTGLVLFLVDLKVQAHGFVTAAGAVAFLLGTLLLFPASGVPGAPAPQLSPWLVGGLLLFSLSGSLALGWLVRRTRRPAMPLGTAALVGLRGRVVVAVRPPGVEPAGLVAVAGSDWRAVLVRGGAGGDGDGGTGGAGELPPGSEVEVVAVRGLELEVRPVAGPAGGTPARGE; the protein is encoded by the coding sequence GTGCGCGCTCCCCTCCGCACCCCCGCAGACACCCGCCGCTTCCGTGCCTCCCCGGCGTGGTGCCGCCGCCTCGCCGCCTGCCTCTTCCTCCTGGCGCTGGCGGCGCTTCTGCCGACCGCCTCGCCGGGCGGCGCCGCGGCGCAGCCCCGGCGGCGGGTGGAGGTGCTTCCTTTCCAGGGGGCGATCAACCCCGTCAGCGCCGACCTGATCGTCGGCCGGATCCGGCAGGCGGAGCGGGACGGCGCCGCCGCCTTCGTCCTGGAGCTGGACACGCCCGGGGGCGGGATGGAGAGCATGCGGCGGATCGCCCGGGCCATGCTCTCCAGCCGCGTGCCGGTCATCGTCTTCGTCTACCCGCCCGGCGCCCGGGCGGCCTCGGCGGGCACCTTCCTGGCGTACGCCGGCCACCTGGCCGCCATGGCGCCGGGCACCGAGATCGGCGCGGCAAGCCCGGTGGGCCTCGGGGGCGCCCAGCTGGGGGCGACCGAAGAGGCGAAGGTGACCGCGGACGCCGTGGCCATGATCACCGCCTGGGCCCAGCGGAACGGCCGGAACGCCGCCTGGGCGGCGGAGGCGGTCCGGAGCGCCGCCTCGCTCCCGGCGGAGGAGGCGCTCCGCCTCCACGTGGTCGACGCCCTGGCCCCGTCGCTGCCGGAGCTGCTCCGGGAGCTGGACGGGCGGGAGGTGGTCCTGAGCACCGCCGCCGGCGAACGCCGGGCCCGCCTGCAGCTGGCCGGCGCCGCCCTCCGCGTCGAGCCCGTCCCCTGGTGGACCGAGGCGGCCGAGGCGCTGGCCGACCCCAACCTGGCGCTCCTCCTGCTCTCGCTCGGCTTCTGGGCGATCGTCGCCGAGTTCGCGCACCCCAACCTGGTCAGCGGCGTGGTCGGCGCCATCGCCGCGCTGGTCGGCCTCCTCGGGCTGGAGCTGCTCAGCGCCAGCGCCACCGGGATCCTCCTGGTGCTGACCGGGCTGGTCCTCTTCCTGGTCGACCTGAAGGTGCAGGCGCACGGGTTCGTCACCGCCGCCGGCGCGGTCGCCTTCCTCCTGGGAACGCTCTTGTTGTTCCCCGCCTCGGGCGTGCCCGGCGCGCCCGCTCCGCAGCTCTCGCCCTGGCTGGTGGGGGGGCTCCTCCTCTTCTCCCTGTCGGGCAGCCTGGCCCTGGGCTGGCTGGTCCGGCGGACGCGCCGGCCTGCCATGCCGCTGGGGACCGCCGCCCTGGTCGGCCTGCGCGGGCGGGTGGTGGTCGCCGTCCGGCCGCCGGGGGTCGAGCCCGCGGGGCTCGTCGCGGTGGCGGGCAGCGACTGGCGGGCGGTCCTCGTCCGGGGCGGAGCGGGCGGGGACGGGGACGGAGGGACGGGGGGCGCGGGCGAGCTTCCTCCCGGCAGCGAGGTGGAGGTGGTGGCGGTCCGCGGGCTCGAACTGGAAGTCCGGCCGGTCGCCGGGCCTGCAGGCGGAACCCCTGCCCGGGGAGAATGA
- a CDS encoding SPFH domain-containing protein yields the protein MSIPGLILFLLVLAIVVLLLRAVIHIVPEYQRLVVFRLGKCIGHRGPGLVLLIPVVDRPVTVDLRERFLEIPKQTSITKDNAPIGIDFLVYSRVEDPVNSVVRITDFSSAVIGLATTNLRAVVGDLTLDDVLARRDYINQTLADKLDEVTEGWGVKVTRVEIREITPPADVQEAMVRQMSAERARRAMITEAEGQKQAAVTVAEGEKQAAILRAEGAKQSQILAAQGLATALEAIYGVARSVDANTMTLEYLDVLRSMAQGQGTKFVIPMEFTRLLEPLLGGGRGAGSDGVPRAGGS from the coding sequence ATGTCGATCCCCGGTCTGATCCTCTTCCTGCTCGTCCTCGCCATCGTCGTCCTCCTACTGCGGGCAGTCATCCACATCGTCCCCGAGTACCAGCGGCTGGTGGTCTTCCGCCTGGGGAAGTGCATCGGCCATCGCGGCCCGGGTCTGGTCCTGCTCATCCCCGTCGTCGACCGGCCGGTCACCGTCGACCTGCGCGAGCGCTTCCTGGAGATTCCCAAGCAGACCTCCATCACCAAGGACAACGCGCCCATCGGCATCGACTTCCTCGTCTACTCGCGGGTGGAGGACCCGGTCAACTCGGTGGTCCGCATCACCGACTTCTCCAGCGCGGTGATCGGTCTGGCCACCACCAACCTGCGCGCGGTGGTGGGCGACCTCACCCTGGACGACGTGCTGGCGCGGCGGGACTACATCAACCAGACGCTGGCGGACAAGCTGGACGAGGTCACCGAGGGCTGGGGGGTCAAGGTGACGCGGGTGGAGATCCGCGAGATCACGCCGCCGGCCGACGTCCAGGAGGCGATGGTCCGCCAGATGTCGGCGGAGCGGGCGCGGCGGGCCATGATCACCGAGGCCGAAGGCCAGAAGCAGGCGGCGGTGACGGTGGCGGAGGGCGAGAAGCAGGCGGCCATCCTGCGCGCCGAGGGCGCCAAGCAGTCGCAGATCCTGGCCGCGCAGGGGCTTGCCACGGCGCTGGAGGCGATCTACGGCGTGGCCCGCTCCGTCGACGCCAACACCATGACGCTGGAGTACCTGGACGTCCTGCGCAGCATGGCCCAGGGCCAGGGAACCAAGTTCGTCATCCCGATGGAGTTCACGCGGCTTTTGGAACCGCTCCTGGGGGGCGGGCGCGGGGCCGGTAGCGACGGGGTGCCGCGCGCGGGCGGTTCCTGA
- a CDS encoding DUF134 domain-containing protein — MPRHRKPRWIGCEPPVTAFLPAGGPPAGPGRVDLTVDEWESLRLADALNLDQEAAAARMGVSQSTFQRLLATARRKTAQALTQGWVIAVGGGSYRLVPRHGEEGGGTMRHGGGMPGGCGARSWQAAGGRGPGWQAAGLEPPHWQDRQHLERMATHLEERLRMVRRRLQELGGEPGEKPEA; from the coding sequence ATGCCCCGGCACCGGAAGCCGCGCTGGATCGGCTGTGAGCCGCCCGTCACCGCCTTCCTTCCCGCCGGAGGCCCGCCGGCCGGGCCCGGGCGGGTGGATCTGACGGTGGACGAGTGGGAGAGCCTGCGCCTGGCGGACGCGCTGAACCTCGACCAGGAAGCTGCGGCCGCCCGGATGGGCGTCTCCCAGAGCACCTTTCAGCGCCTCCTGGCGACGGCACGCCGCAAGACGGCCCAGGCTCTGACCCAGGGCTGGGTCATCGCGGTGGGCGGTGGCAGCTACCGCCTCGTCCCACGACACGGAGAGGAAGGAGGTGGAACGATGCGCCACGGTGGGGGCATGCCCGGAGGGTGCGGAGCTCGCAGCTGGCAGGCCGCCGGCGGCCGCGGCCCCGGCTGGCAGGCTGCCGGCCTGGAGCCGCCCCACTGGCAGGATCGCCAGCATCTCGAGCGGATGGCGACCCATCTGGAGGAACGCCTGCGGATGGTACGCCGGCGGCTGCAAGAGCTCGGCGGAGAGCCCGGCGAGAAGCCCGAAGCCTGA
- a CDS encoding HAMP domain-containing methyl-accepting chemotaxis protein, translating into MAGGEPPEGRAPGKDRPGPGRRRFRWTLRAKLMAGFLVVDLLVLAVGVVAVAGLRAEASGYRLLTERAVRMELAAWRLNQAETDAERSVAMYLLTGDSTYESSLESAVAQSDAAAREMAGLATSPAERRRLGDLQRVRQAYHADVRRVVQDAASLHPGDTIAMIGQTSELHSLRAVVSQGADDLVAMASQEAERLERAAERTASQSTGATAAVTLGALAAAVAAALWLSHLFSAPLRGLAAAAERVGRGELKLGAMPATGDDESGDLARSFQRMVDELRSLLGGVRATAQQLSATGRELLTSGDGTARAATEIGEAIGRVAATAGAQAAQVEAAAGAVADLRAAIEQIAQAAERQANQVEEASRTLEVLGEAIRAVSEEGGQALASSGRAMEASRSGGEAVSATLVDLARVRELSATATAAVAELGERSRQVGRIVETVAGLAEQTKLLALNAAIEAARAGEHGRGFAVVAQEVRRLAQRSTEATREIGEILERMAGGVGGTAAAIAQVDERLQAGASRVDEAQEALGAIRTAIEETDHAIRSIAARSEAAREHAGALARVMEGLATTAEENASAAEEMAASAAEVGHAMGLLTADSQATASASEEVSAAVEELEASSREMRETAAELAGLGERLREQLTRFRLEEEAGPEEAPETGDASSPTDA; encoded by the coding sequence CGTGGTCGACCTCCTGGTGCTGGCGGTGGGCGTGGTCGCCGTCGCGGGGCTGAGGGCCGAGGCGTCCGGTTACCGCCTTCTCACCGAGCGGGCCGTGCGGATGGAGCTGGCGGCCTGGCGGCTGAACCAGGCGGAGACCGACGCCGAGCGCTCGGTCGCCATGTACCTCCTGACCGGGGATTCCACCTACGAGAGCAGTCTCGAGTCCGCGGTCGCCCAGTCGGACGCCGCCGCGCGCGAGATGGCCGGCCTGGCCACCTCCCCGGCGGAGCGGCGCCGGCTGGGCGACCTGCAGCGCGTGCGCCAGGCCTACCACGCGGACGTGCGGCGGGTGGTGCAGGACGCCGCCTCGCTCCACCCGGGGGACACCATCGCCATGATCGGCCAGACCTCCGAGCTTCACTCGCTCCGCGCCGTGGTCAGCCAGGGCGCCGACGACCTGGTGGCCATGGCCTCCCAGGAGGCCGAGCGCCTGGAGCGAGCGGCGGAGAGGACCGCCAGCCAGAGCACCGGGGCGACGGCGGCGGTCACCCTGGGGGCGCTGGCGGCGGCGGTGGCGGCGGCCCTCTGGCTCTCGCACCTCTTCTCGGCGCCCTTGCGCGGGCTGGCCGCGGCGGCGGAGCGGGTGGGCCGCGGGGAGCTCAAGCTGGGGGCGATGCCGGCGACGGGCGACGACGAGAGCGGTGACCTGGCGCGAAGCTTCCAGAGGATGGTCGACGAGCTGCGTTCGCTCCTGGGCGGGGTCCGCGCCACTGCCCAGCAGCTCTCGGCCACCGGCCGCGAGCTCCTGACCTCCGGCGACGGGACGGCCCGGGCCGCCACCGAGATCGGCGAGGCCATCGGCCGGGTCGCGGCCACGGCAGGCGCGCAGGCGGCGCAGGTCGAGGCGGCGGCCGGCGCGGTGGCCGACCTGCGGGCGGCCATCGAGCAGATCGCCCAGGCGGCCGAGCGGCAGGCGAACCAGGTGGAGGAGGCCTCGCGGACGCTGGAGGTCCTGGGCGAGGCCATCCGGGCCGTGAGCGAGGAGGGCGGACAGGCGCTGGCCAGCTCCGGACGGGCGATGGAGGCCAGCCGGAGCGGGGGTGAGGCGGTTTCGGCCACGCTGGTCGACCTGGCCCGGGTGCGGGAGCTCTCCGCCACGGCGACGGCGGCGGTGGCGGAGCTGGGCGAGCGCTCCCGGCAGGTGGGGCGCATCGTGGAGACGGTGGCGGGTCTGGCCGAGCAGACCAAGCTGCTGGCGCTCAACGCGGCCATCGAGGCGGCGCGGGCGGGCGAGCACGGGCGCGGTTTCGCCGTGGTGGCCCAGGAGGTGCGCCGGCTGGCGCAGCGCTCCACCGAGGCGACCCGGGAGATCGGCGAGATCCTCGAGCGCATGGCCGGCGGGGTGGGTGGGACGGCGGCGGCCATCGCCCAGGTGGACGAGCGGCTCCAGGCCGGCGCCTCCCGGGTCGACGAGGCGCAGGAGGCCCTCGGGGCGATCCGGACGGCGATCGAGGAGACCGATCATGCCATCCGCTCCATCGCCGCGCGGAGCGAGGCGGCGCGGGAGCACGCCGGGGCGCTGGCACGGGTGATGGAGGGGCTGGCCACGACGGCGGAGGAGAACGCGTCGGCCGCGGAAGAGATGGCGGCCAGCGCCGCCGAGGTGGGCCACGCCATGGGGCTGCTGACCGCCGACAGCCAGGCCACCGCCTCGGCCAGCGAGGAGGTGAGCGCCGCCGTGGAGGAGCTGGAGGCCTCGAGCCGCGAGATGCGGGAGACGGCGGCGGAACTGGCCGGGCTGGGGGAGAGGCTGCGGGAGCAGCTGACCCGCTTCCGGCTGGAGGAGGAAGCGGGGCCGGAAGAGGCGCCGGAGACGGGGGACGCTTCCTCGCCGACCGACGCCTGA